The genomic interval GTTTGCGTTGAGTCTCAAATAATCCTGAGAATTCTAATCTGGGGTCCTGTCTTTTGGTGTCTTTCCATGAAATTTGCTATAAAGGTGTTGATGCGTGAAGGGGCACATGTTACTAAACTACCACGGCCCACATGAAACATGTTACACAGTAGCAGACGCTAAACATTAACAAGCAAGCGTTATCGATGCGAGAGTTCACGGGGCCAGGCCAGTGTGAACAGACCGGTGGCAGGCCTGGACGTATTCTAGCCCAGCCGGGATTCCAAGTAAAACCAAACACCGCCTCAAAATGAAACAATGCTGATGACAACTTGTGTGTGAACTTCCCACAAGACCTCGTGACCTCTAACATACGAGTTAGTGGAGGGCTGTGGATGGGTGCATGTTGCCCTTTGCTGTATTTGTCAAGTGGCCTTGTAGTAAGAACCTCCTCGACAGGTTCTGTGCATTTCCTCAGTATCATCAGCGCTCATGTTCCAGCTTCCGTCAGCTTCTGTTGCCAGAACTGGAAAAGCACTTAACGTGCAGGTAAGTCAGGACGAGGCAGAACCGTATTCTAATAATCACACCTGAGAACATGTCGCATTTGACAGAGGTTGAACGCGGTTATTTCCCGAACGATTCATATTCAAAGAGTAAAAATCCCCTTAAGCTAATATTTCAATTTAGAGCAggaaatgtgtttctgttctcAGATGCTGAACAGGTTTTGAATGCCTACAGTGAAGATTAGGAGCCAAGCCCAAGTCTGTGCTTGAAACTCGACTTTTCCTTAAGATTAAGAGGCTGAGAGACGTCTTGTTTTGTGGGTGGATTAGCATGTCAAGCAGTTTTTACATACTTGTCCTGGGTTATgaacttttcaaaataaaagcattatacAAGGGAAAAGGCTTGGAaacgtgttttattttgaattagagttaaattaaatatgtctcacacacatacaacacagaTGTTGTTGTCATTCCCAGGCCATCAGTAGTTTGTGGAATGGTACGAAGGCACCATACCCAGGTTTGCTGcaaaagaaatttaaaaaaaacttattttGTTCACATCTTCAGAGTTCAGATTTGCAGATGCACATTCAAACGATTTCACTTGCTGGGATCACACCTTGTAATGATGGTAATTTGACCATCAGACTGATATTTACACATTCAGATCAGCTGCTTTGTGTACAGGATTTACTGTAACTCGAGTGGTTGGGTTTCAAGGATAAATATCAAACGTAGACGCTGTAGTGAGGTGACACACTAACAGAAACCCAAAAACCAAAGCTGTGCATTAAACTCGTTTTGTGGGAATGACAACTTATTAAAACTCAACTCAAAAGAGGCTAAATGTTGATTTAACGTGCTGTGAATTATGATTAAATGTCGAATGTAACAGTATCCTAGTAAAGAAGAAATagtgtaacaacaacaacttcaaatGTCAGGCTGAACGCCCCGGGGCTCTTTGTGAAGCTGCATGTTGCTTGTGTTCAAACAATAAGTGAGATCAGTTACCATTCAAAGTAGGTGTGTCCCCTGTGGCTGCCGTCGTGCAGACCGTGCTcaggcgtctgcagctccaccccAAGCTGGAGGTCTGGCTCCCCCTGCAGGTGGCCCAGGAAACGGACCGCCCCCGTGCTGATCCGCCCGGACGGCAGCAGGACCCGGACCCGGTGGCCCACCTGCAGGTCCACGGGGGAGTGGGGGGCGAAGACGCGGTGATGCCCGGGGGACGCCCTCCACGACCTGACGCTGGGAGGAGAGGGCTGAGTCAGCAAAAATGAGCAGTcgggccccctgctgtgtgtcagGTCCACAGTACCTGGCTGCTGAAGACACGGAGGACGGAGAGAAGCGGCCCGACGCACAGCTCGCGTAGGCGTCACCTCTGGACGACACCTCGCTCGCTCCGTGCCGGTACGTCGGTCCTGAGAGGCCGCCTGTTCGTCGGAGGAATAGCGCCTGAGATCGTTATTGAATTACGGGCGCGCGCGTTTAAAACGCCAGTCACCTGAGCAGTCCTCGAACGCGTCGCCGTTGTCCGGCCCGGGTTCCGCCCGGTCGCCGCATCCGCCCACCTTCAGCACCAGCTGAGCAGAAACAGGCGCCCTCGCTAATTAAGGCGCCCTCGCTAATTAAGGCGCCCTCGCTAATTAAGGCGCCCTCGCTAATTGCGGCACCGACGCACACGTCCACGCGCCCACCTGGTGACGCAGGTCCTCCTGTCGGCCCTGCAGCTCCGCGAACCTCCGCTCCCACGACGCCCTCTCGCAGGCCAACCTGGTCTGGAGCGACAGGATCTCCCTCTCCGTCTTCGTCAGTCTCTTGTGGAGCGCGGCCGTGCGGTCGGGGCTGCCGGGGATGGCTGCGGCGCCTTTGCCTTTAGAACCTGACAAACAAAGGCAGGCGGTCGGCCTTTTCTCGAGTGGCCACTAGAAACAGGGGACGGGGCCTCGGCAGTTCTTACCCACAAGCTCTTTCAGCTGTCGCTTCACTCCCCTCGCAACGGGCGATTCCCTCGGCAAGAACTTGATTGCGTTGTATGGGCATATCTGCAACGCGAGCACGCGTCGCAGCCTGAGTTTTACCGCTTCCTGTTCATGTTGTAACGTCAGCGGGCTCACACTCACCCAAAGGAACCTGCACGTGCACAGTATCCCTCTGAATGTCCATGCAAACGCGGTCCAGAGGATGTGAGCCGCCATGTTGAAGCATGTTCACCGTCTGCTCTGGAATCCAGACTGGGAGGAAGGCGTCGGCCGCTCTCCTCTCACTGCGACACTGAGCTGTGGAGCCCAGAGGAGCGGCCCTGGGCCTCTAGGTGATGTTACCTGTGGGTGGTTCACGATTAGGAAACACAGGGAACTGACCTTTTCCAGGGGTTCAGGTGTCACAGGGAAGAGCGCAGCTCCACGTGCGGTCCTCAGGGCCCACGTC from Betta splendens chromosome 16, fBetSpl5.4, whole genome shotgun sequence carries:
- the LOC114843176 gene encoding uncharacterized protein LOC114843176 — its product is MAAHILWTAFAWTFRGILCTCRFLWICPYNAIKFLPRESPVARGVKRQLKELVGSKGKGAAAIPGSPDRTAALHKRLTKTEREILSLQTRLACERASWERRFAELQGRQEDLRHQLVLKVGGCGDRAEPGPDNGDAFEDCSGGLSGPTYRHGASEVSSRGDAYASCASGRFSPSSVSSAASVRSWRASPGHHRVFAPHSPVDLQVGHRVRVLLPSGRISTGAVRFLGHLQGEPDLQLGVELQTPEHGLHDGSHRGHTYFECKPGYGAFVPFHKLLMAWE